From the genome of Mycobacterium dioxanotrophicus, one region includes:
- a CDS encoding Lrp/AsnC family transcriptional regulator, protein MISLDQLDSDLIDLLGRNARMGVAELASHLGVARNTVQSRLRRLEESGLLRGFRPDIDLGAAGIAVQAFIALEVQQGRLLRIAELLTAIPEVLEIHVTTGREDLLARVATETQAGLQQLIEHIVGIPGVVHSSTTLTLTTPLSYRTQPLLQKLTKTRGWGRSTPAPRDEEPSS, encoded by the coding sequence GTGATCAGCCTCGACCAACTCGACTCAGACTTGATCGACCTGCTCGGGCGCAACGCCCGCATGGGCGTCGCCGAACTGGCGTCGCATCTCGGCGTCGCGCGCAACACCGTCCAGTCGCGGCTGCGCCGGCTGGAGGAGAGCGGGCTGCTGCGGGGCTTCCGGCCCGACATCGATCTGGGCGCCGCGGGCATCGCGGTGCAGGCTTTCATCGCCCTGGAGGTGCAGCAGGGCCGTCTGTTGCGCATCGCCGAACTGCTCACGGCCATACCGGAAGTGCTGGAGATCCACGTGACCACCGGTCGAGAGGATCTGCTCGCCCGGGTCGCGACGGAAACCCAGGCGGGGCTGCAACAGCTCATCGAGCACATTGTCGGGATTCCGGGTGTGGTGCATTCGAGCACCACCCTGACCTTGACCACGCCGCTGAGCTACCGGACGCAGCCGCTGCTGCAGAAGCTGACCAAGACGCGCGGGTGGGGCCGGTCGACGCCCGCACCGCGCGACGAGGAGCCGTCGTCATGA
- a CDS encoding FAD-binding oxidoreductase, whose amino-acid sequence MTPIESLAAALPAGAVLRDPDVIERYRRDSAADPTAGTPLAVVRATCTEDVQEVLRWASAHAVPVVPRGAGSGLSGGADAVDGAIVLSTERMRKIRIDVATRTAVVQPGLTNTEVKLAAAEHGLWYPPDPASVDISSIGGNAATNAGGLCCVKYGVTGDYVLGMQVVLADGTAVRLGGPRLKDVAGLSLTKLFVGSEGILGVITELTLRLIPAQSPASTVVALFGSVHAAANAVVAITAMLRPAMLEFMDHASINAVEDHMKMGLDRSAQAMLLIQSDAPGAAADEVATILAECEKCGATEVFATDDPAEGAAFTAARRAMFPAVEKLGSLLLEDVGVPIPQLPAMVTGVEDIADECDVLICMVAHAGDGNTHPVIVFDPTDADATDRAHRAFARIMELAIDLGGTITGEHGVGRLKRDWLPAQLGDDVMALTHRIKDALDPHGILNPGAVLR is encoded by the coding sequence ATGACGCCGATCGAGTCCTTGGCCGCGGCCCTGCCTGCAGGCGCGGTGCTGCGCGACCCCGATGTCATCGAGCGATACCGGAGAGATTCCGCGGCGGACCCGACTGCGGGCACGCCGCTGGCCGTGGTGCGCGCGACCTGCACCGAAGACGTGCAGGAGGTGCTGCGCTGGGCATCGGCACACGCCGTCCCGGTGGTACCGCGCGGTGCCGGTTCCGGATTGTCCGGCGGTGCCGACGCAGTGGACGGCGCCATCGTGCTCAGCACCGAACGCATGCGGAAGATCCGGATCGACGTGGCCACCCGTACCGCGGTGGTACAGCCGGGTCTGACCAACACCGAGGTCAAACTGGCTGCCGCCGAACATGGTCTGTGGTACCCGCCGGATCCGGCCTCGGTCGACATCTCGTCGATCGGCGGCAACGCGGCCACCAACGCCGGCGGCTTGTGCTGCGTGAAGTACGGCGTGACCGGCGATTACGTGCTGGGCATGCAGGTGGTGCTGGCCGACGGTACTGCCGTGCGCCTCGGCGGACCGCGCCTCAAAGACGTTGCGGGCCTGTCGTTGACAAAACTGTTCGTCGGTTCCGAAGGCATCCTTGGCGTCATCACCGAACTCACGCTTCGACTCATCCCCGCCCAGTCTCCTGCGTCGACCGTGGTGGCCCTGTTCGGCTCGGTGCACGCCGCCGCCAATGCCGTCGTCGCCATCACGGCAATGCTCCGCCCGGCGATGCTGGAATTCATGGACCACGCCAGCATCAACGCGGTCGAGGATCACATGAAGATGGGACTCGACCGGTCGGCGCAGGCCATGTTGTTGATCCAGTCCGACGCGCCAGGGGCCGCCGCCGACGAGGTGGCCACCATCTTGGCCGAATGTGAGAAATGCGGGGCAACAGAGGTTTTCGCCACCGACGATCCGGCCGAGGGCGCGGCGTTCACCGCGGCCCGGCGAGCGATGTTCCCGGCGGTCGAGAAACTGGGCAGCCTGCTGCTGGAAGACGTCGGGGTTCCGATACCGCAGCTGCCTGCCATGGTGACCGGGGTCGAGGACATCGCCGACGAGTGCGATGTGCTCATCTGCATGGTGGCCCACGCCGGGGACGGCAACACCCACCCGGTCATCGTGTTCGATCCCACTGACGCCGACGCCACCGACCGGGCGCACCGCGCGTTCGCCCGCATCATGGAGCTGGCGATCGACCTCGGCGGCACCATCACCGGTGAGCACGGCGTCGGACGGCTCAAGCGCGACTGGCTGCCTGCGCAGCTCGGCGACGACGTGATGGCACTGACCCACCGCATCAAAGACGCGCTCGACCCCCACGGAATCCTCAATCCCGGCGCCGTGCTGCGCTGA
- a CDS encoding alpha/beta hydrolase codes for MGRRSAVLSAAAEVANAANAVRPLIRRGNGTLLAFAFGWPTSENAPLVITGSMLDALRRVIRGDHRTASGRISLLLKAVSWALLVLVHRRGVQSRPSFETPLRDALGADYREVARAGRPAGVWATSRIRRRYVQQTVKYGPHKANLADIWRRADLPRDGKAPVLLQVPGGAWMIGDRRPQGYPLMGQLAEQGWICVSIGYRVSPKYPWPDHIIDVKQALAWVKANIAEYGGDPESVCITGGSAGGHLAALAALTPNDPKWQPGFEDADTSVVAAVPIYGRYDWFSRTGNGRGQFVDALQRVIVKLPFAGNEQLYHDASPITLVHPEAPPFFVLHGTSDSLIPVDEGREFVAALQEVATAPVVYAEIPHAQHAFDIFGSPHGHYTADAVEKFLNWVLAQREMSRVSSGAGEASEHR; via the coding sequence ATGGGTAGGCGCAGCGCGGTGCTCAGTGCCGCCGCCGAAGTCGCGAACGCCGCCAACGCGGTACGTCCGTTGATCCGCAGAGGTAACGGCACCCTGCTGGCGTTCGCGTTCGGATGGCCGACCTCGGAGAACGCGCCGCTGGTGATCACCGGCTCCATGCTCGACGCGCTGCGCCGGGTGATCCGCGGTGACCACCGCACGGCTTCGGGACGAATCTCCTTGCTGCTCAAGGCCGTATCGTGGGCGCTTCTGGTGTTGGTGCACCGGCGCGGCGTGCAGTCCCGGCCGTCGTTCGAGACGCCGCTGCGCGACGCTCTCGGTGCGGATTACCGCGAGGTGGCCCGGGCCGGGCGGCCCGCCGGGGTGTGGGCGACCTCTCGGATCCGTCGCCGGTATGTCCAGCAGACGGTGAAATACGGTCCGCACAAAGCCAATCTGGCCGACATCTGGCGGCGCGCCGACCTGCCGCGGGACGGTAAAGCGCCGGTGCTGCTGCAGGTGCCCGGCGGCGCGTGGATGATCGGCGACCGCAGGCCGCAGGGCTATCCGTTGATGGGTCAGCTCGCCGAACAGGGCTGGATCTGTGTGTCGATCGGCTACCGGGTCAGCCCGAAGTACCCGTGGCCCGACCACATCATCGACGTCAAGCAGGCGCTGGCCTGGGTGAAGGCCAACATCGCCGAATACGGCGGCGACCCGGAATCGGTGTGCATCACCGGCGGATCGGCCGGTGGACACCTGGCGGCGCTGGCGGCTCTGACACCCAACGACCCGAAATGGCAGCCGGGCTTCGAGGATGCCGACACCTCGGTGGTCGCGGCGGTGCCGATCTACGGCCGTTACGACTGGTTCAGCAGGACGGGCAACGGCCGCGGCCAGTTCGTCGACGCGCTGCAGCGGGTCATCGTCAAGCTCCCGTTCGCAGGCAACGAGCAGCTCTACCACGACGCGTCGCCCATCACGCTGGTTCATCCGGAAGCACCTCCGTTCTTCGTGCTGCACGGCACCAGCGATTCGCTGATCCCGGTCGACGAAGGCCGCGAGTTCGTCGCGGCTCTGCAGGAAGTGGCGACTGCGCCGGTGGTCTACGCCGAGATCCCGCACGCCCAGCACGCATTCGACATTTTCGGCTCCCCGCACGGGCACTACACCGCCGATGCCGTCGAGAAGTTCCTGAACTGGGTGCTGGCGCAACGCGAGATGTCCCGCGTCTCCTCGGGCGCCGGAGAGGCGTCGGAGCACCGCTGA
- the fadD12 gene encoding acyl-CoA ligase FadD12, with protein sequence MRRSGLLTTLRPDKYLRIAAMMARENMSVTSGFASSAQRCPDRAGLVDELGTLTWRQLDQRADALAAALQALPAGAPQVVGVMARNHRGFVLSLIAANRIGADVLLLNTSFAGPALAEVVTREAVDAIIFDEEFTATVDRALSDRPTAARIVAWTDTHAHEATVAKFVDEFEGKQPQRATGKSRVILLTSGTTGTPKGARHSGGGPEVLKSILDRTPWHAEEPVVIVAPMFHAWGFSQLAFAASMACTIITRRKFDPEATLELVDRHRATGLCVVPVMFDRIMDLPDNVLRRYDGRSLRFAAASGSRMRPDVVTKFMDRFGDVIYNNYNATEAGMIATATPADLRAAPDTAGKPAEGTDIRILDADFTELPAGEVGTIYVRNSTQFDGYTSGSTKDFHDGYMCSGDVGYLDDAGRLFVVGRDDEMIVSGGENVYPIEVEKVLAGHPDVAEAAVIGVDDEQFGQRLTAFVVLTNPVTPDELKTYVRENLANYKVPREITVLDELPRNNTGKIARRELQERANG encoded by the coding sequence ATGCGCCGTTCGGGGCTGCTGACCACACTGCGCCCGGACAAGTATCTGCGGATCGCAGCCATGATGGCGCGCGAAAACATGAGTGTCACATCAGGTTTCGCGAGTTCTGCGCAACGCTGCCCGGATCGGGCGGGCCTGGTCGACGAGCTGGGCACGCTGACGTGGCGCCAGCTGGACCAGCGCGCCGATGCGCTGGCGGCCGCGCTGCAGGCCCTTCCTGCCGGCGCACCGCAGGTGGTGGGCGTCATGGCCCGCAACCACCGTGGTTTCGTGCTGTCGCTGATCGCCGCCAACCGCATCGGCGCCGACGTGCTGCTGCTCAACACGTCGTTCGCAGGTCCGGCCCTCGCGGAGGTGGTGACGCGAGAAGCCGTCGACGCCATCATCTTCGACGAGGAGTTCACCGCGACGGTGGACCGTGCCCTGTCCGACCGGCCGACCGCCGCACGCATCGTGGCGTGGACCGACACCCATGCCCACGAGGCCACCGTGGCCAAGTTCGTCGACGAGTTCGAGGGCAAGCAGCCGCAGCGGGCCACCGGCAAGAGCCGAGTCATCCTGCTGACCTCGGGAACCACCGGAACCCCGAAGGGCGCCAGGCATTCCGGTGGCGGCCCGGAGGTGCTCAAGTCGATCCTGGACCGTACGCCGTGGCACGCCGAGGAGCCGGTGGTGATCGTGGCCCCGATGTTTCACGCCTGGGGCTTCTCGCAGTTGGCCTTCGCGGCGTCGATGGCCTGCACGATCATCACCCGGCGCAAGTTCGACCCGGAGGCCACGCTCGAGCTCGTCGACCGGCACCGCGCGACCGGACTGTGCGTCGTACCGGTGATGTTCGACCGGATCATGGATCTGCCCGACAATGTGTTGCGCCGCTACGACGGGCGCTCACTGCGGTTCGCCGCGGCCTCCGGTTCGCGGATGCGGCCCGACGTCGTCACCAAGTTCATGGACCGGTTCGGCGACGTCATCTACAACAACTACAACGCCACCGAGGCGGGCATGATCGCCACCGCCACCCCGGCTGATCTGCGTGCCGCGCCCGACACTGCTGGTAAGCCTGCGGAAGGCACGGACATCCGCATTCTCGACGCCGACTTCACCGAACTCCCGGCCGGTGAGGTGGGCACCATCTACGTCCGCAACTCGACGCAATTCGATGGCTACACCTCCGGTAGTACCAAGGACTTCCACGACGGCTACATGTGCTCGGGCGACGTGGGATACCTCGATGATGCCGGCCGGCTGTTCGTGGTGGGCCGCGACGACGAGATGATCGTGTCCGGCGGCGAGAACGTCTACCCGATCGAAGTGGAGAAGGTGCTCGCGGGCCATCCCGATGTCGCCGAGGCTGCGGTGATCGGCGTCGACGACGAGCAGTTCGGCCAGCGCCTGACGGCCTTTGTGGTGCTGACCAATCCGGTCACACCCGACGAACTGAAAACGTACGTGCGCGAGAATCTCGCGAATTACAAAGTGCCACGGGAGATTACCGTGCTCGATGAGCTACCTCGCAACAACACCGGCAAGATCGCCCGCCGTGAACTGCAGGAGCGTGCCAATGGGTAG